The Pseudomonas asiatica genome has a segment encoding these proteins:
- a CDS encoding response regulator → MEHVDHILIVDDDREIRELVGNYLKKNGLRTSIVADGRQMRAFLEANSVDLIVLDIMMPGDDGLLLCRELRAGKHRNTPVLMLTARNDETDRIIGLEMGADDYLTKPFSARELLARINAVLRRTRMLPPNLTISESSRLLGFGQWRLDTTARHLLDSEGTLVALSGAEYRLLRVFLDHPQRVLSREQLLNLTQGREADIFDRSIDLLVSRLRQRLGDDAREPSCIKTVRSEGYVFSLPVQLLESPS, encoded by the coding sequence ATGGAACACGTCGATCACATCCTGATCGTCGACGACGACCGCGAAATCCGCGAACTGGTCGGCAACTACCTGAAAAAGAACGGCCTGCGCACCAGCATCGTCGCTGACGGCCGGCAGATGCGCGCCTTTCTAGAAGCCAACAGCGTCGACCTGATCGTCCTGGACATCATGATGCCCGGCGACGACGGCCTGCTGTTGTGCCGCGAGTTGCGCGCCGGCAAGCACCGCAACACCCCGGTGCTGATGCTGACCGCCCGCAACGACGAAACCGACCGCATCATCGGCCTGGAAATGGGCGCCGACGATTACCTGACCAAGCCGTTCTCGGCCCGCGAACTGCTGGCCCGTATCAATGCCGTGCTGCGCCGCACGCGCATGCTGCCGCCCAACCTGACCATCAGCGAAAGCAGCCGCCTGCTCGGCTTCGGCCAGTGGCGGCTGGACACCACCGCGCGCCACCTGCTCGACAGCGAAGGCACCCTGGTAGCCCTGAGCGGTGCCGAATACCGCCTGCTGCGGGTGTTTCTCGACCACCCGCAGCGGGTGCTCAGCCGTGAGCAGTTGCTCAACCTGACCCAGGGCCGCGAAGCCGACATCTTCGACCGCTCCATCGACCTGCTGGTCAGCCGCCTGCGCCAGCGCCTGGGTGACGACGCCCGCGAACCCAGCTGCATCAAGACCGTGCGCAGCGAGGGCTACGTGTTCTCGCTGCCGGTGCAACTGCTCGAGTCGCCATCATGA
- a CDS encoding DUF2790 domain-containing protein has translation MNFNTFARASLFAVLSFGAIAAQASTMPMDDSGVMQYRYGDHLDVKKVLSIQDDQSDACGLVNTRMDYLDSKGQQQSVQYRTYATGGCHEN, from the coding sequence ATGAACTTCAATACCTTCGCCCGTGCCAGCCTGTTCGCCGTGCTCAGCTTCGGCGCCATTGCCGCCCAGGCCTCCACCATGCCGATGGACGACAGCGGGGTCATGCAGTACCGCTACGGTGACCACCTGGATGTGAAGAAAGTGCTGTCGATACAGGATGACCAGAGCGACGCCTGCGGTTTGGTGAACACCCGCATGGACTACCTCGACTCCAAGGGCCAGCAGCAGAGCGTGCAGTACCGCACTTACGCCACCGGCGGTTGCCATGAGAATTGA
- a CDS encoding thioredoxin family protein has protein sequence MRIDRRLLLKVGGIALALAGLGLAGHLMARDSYGAMPSLSGASQWLNSAPLDGPGLKGKVVLVDFWTWDCINCRRSLPHVNEWARRYADQGLVVVGVHTPEYDYEHDVGTLRDKVASLGIGYPVAVDNDYKVWNAWGNQFWPAHYFVDRKGQVRHVHFGEGDYGGQEQVIQALLDEKG, from the coding sequence ATGAGAATTGATCGCCGCTTGTTGTTGAAGGTTGGCGGCATTGCCCTGGCGCTGGCCGGCCTGGGCCTGGCCGGGCACCTGATGGCCCGCGACAGCTACGGTGCCATGCCGTCGCTGTCCGGCGCCAGCCAGTGGCTTAATTCGGCGCCGCTGGATGGCCCCGGGCTCAAGGGCAAGGTGGTGCTGGTGGACTTCTGGACCTGGGACTGCATCAACTGCCGGCGCAGCCTGCCGCATGTGAACGAATGGGCGCGGCGCTATGCCGACCAGGGCCTGGTGGTGGTTGGCGTGCACACCCCGGAGTACGACTACGAGCACGATGTAGGCACCTTGCGTGACAAGGTAGCCAGCCTGGGGATCGGTTACCCGGTGGCGGTGGATAACGACTACAAGGTGTGGAACGCCTGGGGCAACCAGTTCTGGCCGGCGCATTACTTTGTCGACCGCAAGGGGCAGGTGCGCCATGTGCACTTTGGCGAGGGGGATTATGGTGGGCAGGAGCAGGTGATACAGGCGTTGCTGGATGAGAAAGGGTGA
- a CDS encoding shikimate dehydrogenase, producing MSQQAILAGLIGRGIQLSRTPALHEHEGDAQALRYLYRLIDADQLQLDDSALPGLLDAAQHTGFTGLNITYPFKQAILPLLDELSDEARGIGAVNTVVLKDGKRVGHNTDCLGFAEGLRRGLPDVARRQVVQMGAGGAGSAVAHALLGEGVERLVLFEVDAARAQALVDNLNAHFGAGRAVVGNDLATALAEADGLVNTTPVGMAKLPGTPLPVELLHARLWVAEIIYFPLETELLRAARALGCRTLDGSNMAVFQAVKAFELFSGRQADAARMQAHFASFT from the coding sequence ATGAGCCAGCAAGCCATCCTCGCCGGCCTGATCGGCCGTGGCATCCAGCTGTCGCGCACCCCTGCCCTGCACGAACACGAAGGTGATGCCCAGGCGCTGCGCTACCTGTACCGGCTGATCGATGCCGACCAGCTGCAACTGGACGACAGCGCCCTGCCCGGTCTGCTCGACGCCGCCCAACACACCGGTTTCACCGGGCTCAACATCACCTACCCGTTCAAGCAGGCGATCCTGCCGCTGCTCGACGAACTGTCGGACGAAGCCCGCGGCATCGGCGCGGTGAACACCGTGGTGCTCAAGGACGGCAAGCGGGTCGGCCACAACACCGACTGCCTGGGCTTTGCCGAAGGCTTGCGCCGTGGCCTGCCTGATGTGGCACGGCGCCAGGTGGTGCAGATGGGTGCCGGTGGTGCCGGTTCGGCCGTGGCCCATGCCCTGCTGGGTGAAGGGGTGGAGCGGCTGGTGCTGTTCGAAGTGGACGCGGCCCGTGCGCAGGCCCTGGTGGACAACCTGAATGCCCACTTCGGTGCCGGGCGCGCCGTGGTCGGCAACGACCTGGCCACGGCCCTGGCCGAGGCGGACGGGCTGGTCAACACCACCCCGGTGGGCATGGCCAAGCTGCCGGGCACACCGCTGCCGGTGGAGTTGCTGCATGCGCGCCTGTGGGTGGCGGAGATCATCTACTTCCCGCTGGAGACCGAACTGCTGCGCGCCGCCCGGGCATTGGGCTGCCGCACCCTGGATGGCAGCAACATGGCCGTGTTCCAGGCGGTGAAGGCGTTCGAGCTGTTCAGCGGGCGCCAGGCGGATGCGGCTCGGATGCAGGCGCACTTTGCCAGTTTCACCTGA
- the aroQ gene encoding type II 3-dehydroquinate dehydratase: protein MKPLILVLNGPNLNMLGTREPAQYGHETLADLAQGCADTAHAHGLEIEFRQTNHEGELIDWIHAARGRCAGIVINPGAWTHTSVAIRDALVASEVPVIEVHLSNVHKREPFRHLSFVSSIAVGVICGLGSHGYRMAISHFAEMLQEHSA, encoded by the coding sequence ATGAAGCCCCTCATTCTCGTGCTCAACGGCCCCAACCTGAACATGCTGGGCACCCGCGAGCCTGCCCAATATGGCCACGAAACCCTCGCCGACCTGGCCCAGGGCTGTGCCGATACCGCCCATGCCCATGGCCTGGAAATCGAATTCCGCCAAACCAACCACGAAGGCGAACTGATCGACTGGATCCATGCCGCCCGTGGCCGCTGCGCCGGCATCGTGATCAACCCCGGCGCCTGGACCCATACCTCGGTGGCCATCCGCGATGCCCTGGTGGCCAGCGAAGTGCCGGTAATCGAAGTGCACCTGTCCAACGTGCACAAGCGCGAACCGTTCCGTCACCTGTCGTTCGTATCGTCCATCGCCGTCGGGGTCATCTGCGGCCTGGGCAGCCATGGCTACCGCATGGCCATCAGCCACTTCGCCGAAATGTTGCAGGAGCACAGCGCATGA
- a CDS encoding TolC family protein has product MPIPRKTALLCLLLAVAASAQASQSLSLPQALDAAFAQNPELAAAGREIGIADGERRQAGLIPNPELSWEVEDTRRDTSTTTVTLSQPLELGGKRGARIAVAGAGQAIAQLDLERQRNGLRADVVQAFHAALRAQTALELAQQSQALTERGLRVVQGRVTAGQSSPVEATRAQVQLAQAQAEVRRAQTQRSVAYQALARLTGSPLASFDQLQAANLSPGDAPSADALLDQVEQTAEWRLAAAQVERGEASLGSEKALRIPNLTVSLGSQYSREDRERVNVVGLSMPLPLFDRNQGNVLAAARRADQARDLRNAVELRLRSETRSAVSQWTTAMQEVQAYDRTILPSAQQAVDTATRGFEMGKFAFLDVLDAQRTLIEARGLYLEALASATDARAQVERIYGDLDGLRNKLNSRSNND; this is encoded by the coding sequence GTGCCCATCCCCCGCAAGACCGCCTTGCTCTGCCTGTTGCTGGCTGTTGCCGCCAGCGCCCAGGCCAGCCAGAGCCTGAGCCTGCCCCAGGCGCTTGACGCCGCCTTTGCCCAGAACCCGGAGCTGGCTGCGGCCGGCCGGGAAATCGGCATTGCCGATGGCGAGCGGCGCCAGGCCGGGCTGATCCCCAACCCGGAGCTGTCCTGGGAGGTCGAGGACACCCGCCGTGACACCAGCACCACCACTGTCACCCTCAGCCAACCGCTGGAGCTGGGCGGCAAGCGCGGTGCACGCATCGCCGTGGCCGGTGCCGGTCAGGCCATTGCCCAGCTGGACCTGGAGCGCCAGCGCAACGGCTTGCGCGCCGATGTGGTGCAGGCGTTCCACGCGGCCCTGCGCGCCCAGACCGCGCTGGAGCTGGCGCAGCAATCGCAGGCGTTGACCGAGCGTGGGCTGCGAGTGGTGCAGGGGCGGGTGACCGCTGGCCAGTCATCGCCCGTGGAGGCCACCCGGGCCCAGGTGCAGTTGGCCCAGGCCCAGGCCGAAGTGCGCCGTGCGCAAACCCAGCGCAGTGTGGCTTACCAGGCCCTGGCACGGTTGACCGGCAGCCCGCTGGCAAGCTTCGATCAGTTGCAGGCCGCCAACCTGTCCCCCGGTGATGCACCCAGCGCCGACGCCCTGCTCGACCAGGTCGAGCAAACGGCTGAATGGCGCCTGGCCGCCGCCCAGGTCGAGCGCGGCGAAGCGTCCCTGGGTTCGGAAAAGGCCCTGCGCATACCCAACCTCACCGTCAGCCTTGGCAGCCAGTACAGCCGCGAAGACCGCGAGCGGGTCAATGTGGTGGGCCTGTCGATGCCCTTGCCGCTGTTCGACCGCAACCAGGGCAACGTGCTGGCTGCGGCCCGCCGTGCCGACCAGGCGCGTGACCTGCGCAACGCCGTGGAACTGCGCCTGCGCAGTGAAACCCGCAGCGCCGTCAGCCAGTGGACCACGGCCATGCAGGAAGTGCAGGCCTATGACCGCACCATCCTGCCTTCTGCCCAGCAGGCCGTGGACACCGCCACACGCGGTTTCGAAATGGGCAAGTTCGCCTTTCTCGATGTGCTCGACGCCCAGCGCACGCTGATCGAGGCGCGCGGGCTGTACCTCGAGGCGCTGGCCTCGGCGACCGACGCGCGGGCGCAGGTCGAGCGGATCTATGGCGACCTCGATGGCCTGCGCAACAAATTGAACAGCAGGAGCAACAATGACTAA